CGCAGCATGTCGACGATCTGCTCGCCAAGCGACCGACAGCGGTCTGGTTTCAGTCGGGGATTCGCGATGATCGCGTCGCGGAGACGCTGGCGCGCGCCGGGATCAAGGTGGTGCAAAGCCGCTGCCTGATGGTCGACTACCAGCAGTTCATGCGGACGCGCTAGCGCATCGATTGGCAGCTCCAGGATCGCTCAAACAGGATGTTGTCCTGGCCTCGCTATCTGTCACGAAGCAACTGCCACAACAGGCGTTTCCAACGCATCGGATCAATCGCATAGCAGACGTCAATATTCGGCGTCTCGTGTAGGACACGCCAGCGATCGACGACGGTCATGCCGCGTGTCAGCTCGCTCTGCGTCTCGACGGCCACATAGCAGCGCTCGCGGATCGTGCAGATCGAGGGATC
This genomic window from Herpetosiphonaceae bacterium contains:
- a CDS encoding nucleoside hydrolase — protein: AELDELRTLGPLAALAVDCNAAALRASTEWLHEAGLTQPDPVAMAVALDPSICTIRERCYVAVETQSELTRGMTVVDRWRVLHETPNIDVCYAIDPMRWKRLLWQLLRDR